The Streptosporangiales bacterium genome includes a region encoding these proteins:
- a CDS encoding aldehyde dehydrogenase family protein yields MPPFEYAPAPESAAVVDIRSHYGLFVDGEFVDATDGQSFKTVNPASEEVLAEVSAAGPADVDRAVRAARRAYDRVWGPMPGRDRAKYLYRIARIIQERARELAVLESIDNGKPIRESRDVDIPLVAAWFFSYAGWADKLPYAGFGADPRPLGVAAQVIPWNFPLLMLSWKIAPALACGNTVVLKPAETTPLTALAFADICRQAELPPGVVNIITGAGETGAALVGHDGVDKVAFTGSTDVGRQIARSVAGTTKKVTLELGGKAANVVFDDAPIDQAVEGIVNGIFFNQGHVCCAGSRLLVQESVYDEVLDRLRTRMGTLRVGDPLDKNTDIGAINSAEQLARIRALSEVGQAEGADIWSPPCELPEHGYWFPPTLFTGVTQAHRIAREEIFGPVLSVLTFRTPAEAVEKANNTPYGLSAGVWTDKGSRILWMAERLRAGVVWANTFNKFDPASPFGGYKESGYGREGGRHGLEAYLAG; encoded by the coding sequence ATGCCCCCATTCGAGTACGCCCCCGCACCCGAGTCGGCGGCCGTCGTCGACATCAGGTCGCACTACGGGCTGTTCGTCGACGGGGAGTTCGTCGACGCCACCGACGGGCAGTCCTTCAAGACCGTCAACCCGGCGTCGGAGGAGGTGCTCGCGGAGGTGTCGGCCGCGGGCCCCGCCGACGTCGACCGGGCCGTCCGCGCCGCGCGACGGGCGTACGACCGCGTGTGGGGACCGATGCCCGGGCGCGACCGCGCGAAGTACCTGTACCGGATCGCCCGCATCATCCAGGAGCGTGCCCGCGAGCTCGCCGTGCTCGAGTCCATCGACAACGGCAAGCCGATCCGCGAGTCGCGCGACGTCGACATCCCGCTCGTGGCGGCGTGGTTCTTCTCCTACGCCGGCTGGGCCGACAAGCTGCCGTACGCGGGCTTCGGCGCCGACCCGCGGCCGCTCGGCGTGGCCGCGCAGGTGATCCCGTGGAACTTCCCGCTGCTGATGCTCTCGTGGAAGATCGCGCCCGCCCTCGCGTGCGGCAACACGGTCGTGCTCAAGCCGGCGGAGACCACGCCGCTGACGGCGCTCGCGTTCGCCGACATCTGCCGGCAGGCCGAGCTGCCTCCGGGCGTCGTCAACATCATCACCGGCGCGGGTGAGACCGGCGCCGCCCTCGTCGGGCACGACGGCGTCGACAAGGTCGCGTTCACCGGCTCCACCGACGTCGGCCGGCAGATCGCGAGGAGCGTCGCCGGCACCACCAAGAAGGTCACGCTCGAGCTCGGCGGCAAGGCCGCCAACGTCGTGTTCGACGACGCCCCGATCGACCAGGCCGTCGAGGGGATCGTCAACGGCATCTTCTTCAACCAGGGCCACGTCTGCTGCGCGGGCTCGCGGCTGTTGGTGCAGGAGAGCGTCTACGACGAGGTGCTCGACCGGCTGCGCACGCGGATGGGCACGCTGCGGGTCGGCGACCCGCTCGACAAGAACACTGACATCGGCGCGATCAACAGCGCCGAGCAGCTCGCCAGGATCCGCGCGCTGAGCGAGGTCGGACAGGCCGAGGGCGCCGACATCTGGTCGCCGCCATGCGAGCTGCCGGAGCACGGCTACTGGTTCCCGCCCACGCTGTTCACCGGCGTCACCCAGGCGCACCGCATCGCGCGCGAGGAGATCTTCGGCCCGGTGCTGTCGGTGCTGACGTTCCGCACCCCGGCCGAGGCCGTCGAGAAGGCCAACAACACGCCGTACGGCCTGTCCGCCGGCGTCTGGACCGACAAGGGCTCGCGCATCCTCTGGATGGCCGAGCGGCTGCGCGCCGGCGTGGTGTGGGCCAACACGTTCAACAAGTTCGACCCGGCGAGCCCGTTCGGCGGGTACAAGGAGTCCGGTTACGGCCGCGAGGGCGGCCGGCACGGTCTGGAGGCCTACCTTGCCGGCTGA
- the deoC gene encoding deoxyribose-phosphate aldolase, with the protein MATTTHALDDVTASESSLRRFLHGLPGVDQVGAEERAARLGTRSIKTTAKAYAIDLAISMVDLTTLEGQDTAGKVRALCAKAVRPDPTASDVPHVAAVCVYPDLVATATHALAGSGVNVASVATSFPSGRAARSVKLADVAEAVTAGADEVDMVIDRGAFLSGHHLAVHDEIVAVKQACGAAHLKVILETGELTTYDNVRRASWLAMLAGADFIKTSTGKVQPAATLPVTLVMLEAVRDFRTATGRQVGVKPAGGIRTSKDAIRYLVTVNETAGEDWLSPTWFRFGASSLLNDLLMQRQKLATGRYSGSDYFTLD; encoded by the coding sequence GTGGCCACCACAACCCATGCGCTCGACGACGTCACGGCGTCGGAGTCGTCCCTGCGGCGCTTCCTGCACGGCCTGCCGGGCGTCGACCAGGTGGGCGCCGAGGAGCGCGCCGCCCGGCTGGGCACGCGTTCGATCAAGACGACGGCGAAGGCGTACGCCATCGACCTCGCCATCTCGATGGTCGACCTCACCACGCTCGAGGGCCAGGACACGGCGGGCAAGGTCCGCGCACTGTGCGCGAAGGCGGTGCGCCCCGACCCCACCGCGTCCGACGTGCCGCACGTGGCCGCCGTGTGCGTCTACCCCGATCTCGTGGCGACGGCGACCCACGCGCTCGCCGGCAGCGGTGTCAACGTCGCGAGCGTCGCGACGTCCTTCCCCTCCGGGCGCGCGGCCCGCTCGGTGAAGCTCGCCGACGTCGCGGAGGCGGTGACGGCGGGCGCCGACGAGGTCGACATGGTCATCGACAGGGGCGCGTTCCTCTCCGGTCACCACCTCGCCGTCCACGACGAGATCGTCGCCGTGAAGCAGGCCTGCGGCGCGGCCCACCTCAAGGTGATCCTCGAGACCGGCGAGCTGACGACGTACGACAACGTCCGTCGCGCGTCCTGGCTCGCGATGCTGGCCGGCGCCGACTTCATCAAGACCAGCACGGGCAAGGTCCAACCGGCTGCGACGCTGCCGGTGACGCTGGTGATGCTCGAGGCCGTCCGCGACTTCCGCACCGCGACCGGCCGCCAGGTCGGCGTCAAGCCCGCCGGCGGCATCCGCACCTCCAAGGACGCCATCCGCTACCTGGTGACCGTCAACGAGACCGCAGGCGAGGACTGGCTCAGCCCGACCTGGTTCAGGTTCGGCGCGTCGAGCCTCCTCAACGACCTCCTCATGCAACGCCAGAAGCTCGCCACCGGCCGCTACTCCGGCTCCGACTACTTCACCCTGGACTGA
- a CDS encoding phospho-sugar mutase: MNTPTSPADVPGPGADAERLDELVRAARAWLDDDPDPDTRAELAALVGSGDAGGLAARFDGTLAFGTAGLRGALGAGPNRMNRVVVQRAAAGVAAYLRASGTTGRVAIGYDARHKSDVFARDTADVLAGAGFTPLLLPRPLPTPVLAYAVRHLGAVAGIMVTASHNPPQDNGYKVYLGDGRQIVPPADAGISAEIAKVGRVTELPKGTAWPTLDDTLVDAYVERVASLVSTRSPRRLRLAYTPMHGVGRDVMLAVLARAGFDPPAVVPAQGDPDPDFPTVGFPNPEEPGALDLAVATAVESGADLVVANDPDADRCAVAVRRPDGTYRTLSGDELGALLGAHLLRRDPDRPGAFAATIVSSTLLGRLAAAAGVPYAETLTGFKWLSRVPDLRYAYEEAIGYCVDPDAVADKDGISAALLACELAATLAAEGRTLDDLLDEIAVAHGLHATRPLSVRVRRLAEREEMLDRLRADPPRTLAGLAVTSVDDLDAGGAGVPPTPGLRFRLGEQARIVVRPSGTEPKLKCYLEVVVPVETDVTTARERADERLTALAADLAKAAGFPA; the protein is encoded by the coding sequence GTGAACACCCCGACCTCCCCGGCTGACGTCCCGGGGCCGGGGGCCGACGCCGAACGCCTCGACGAGCTCGTCCGCGCGGCGCGCGCGTGGCTCGACGACGACCCCGACCCCGACACCCGCGCCGAGCTCGCGGCCCTGGTCGGCTCCGGTGACGCCGGTGGGCTCGCCGCGCGCTTCGACGGCACCCTCGCGTTCGGCACCGCCGGGCTGCGCGGCGCGCTCGGTGCGGGCCCCAACCGGATGAACCGCGTGGTCGTGCAACGCGCCGCCGCTGGCGTGGCCGCGTACCTCCGCGCGAGCGGGACGACGGGCCGCGTGGCGATCGGGTACGACGCCAGGCACAAGTCCGACGTCTTCGCCCGCGACACGGCCGACGTCCTCGCCGGTGCGGGCTTCACCCCGCTGCTGCTCCCCCGCCCGCTGCCGACGCCGGTGCTCGCGTACGCCGTCCGCCACCTCGGCGCCGTCGCCGGGATCATGGTCACGGCGAGCCACAACCCCCCGCAGGACAACGGCTACAAGGTCTACCTCGGTGACGGACGGCAGATCGTGCCGCCCGCCGACGCCGGCATCTCCGCCGAGATCGCCAAGGTCGGGCGGGTGACCGAGCTGCCGAAGGGCACCGCCTGGCCCACCCTCGACGACACCCTCGTCGACGCGTACGTCGAGCGCGTGGCGTCGCTCGTCTCGACGCGCTCGCCACGCCGGCTCCGCCTCGCGTACACGCCGATGCACGGCGTCGGGCGCGACGTCATGCTCGCGGTGCTCGCCCGCGCCGGGTTCGACCCGCCCGCCGTCGTCCCCGCGCAGGGCGACCCGGATCCCGACTTCCCCACCGTCGGCTTCCCCAACCCCGAGGAGCCCGGCGCGCTCGACCTCGCCGTCGCCACGGCGGTGGAGTCGGGCGCCGATCTGGTGGTGGCGAACGACCCCGACGCCGACCGCTGCGCGGTGGCCGTGCGACGGCCCGACGGCACGTACCGGACGCTGAGCGGCGACGAGCTCGGCGCCCTGCTCGGCGCGCACCTGCTGCGCCGCGACCCCGACCGCCCGGGTGCGTTCGCCGCGACGATCGTGTCGTCCACGCTGCTCGGCCGGCTCGCGGCCGCGGCCGGCGTGCCGTACGCGGAGACCCTCACCGGCTTCAAGTGGCTCTCCCGCGTGCCCGACCTGCGGTACGCGTACGAGGAGGCGATCGGCTACTGCGTCGACCCGGACGCCGTCGCCGACAAGGACGGCATCAGCGCCGCGCTGCTCGCCTGCGAGCTCGCGGCGACGCTGGCCGCGGAGGGTCGCACGCTCGATGACCTGCTCGACGAGATCGCCGTCGCGCACGGCCTGCACGCCACGCGGCCGCTGTCGGTACGCGTGCGGCGCCTGGCGGAGCGCGAGGAGATGCTCGACCGGCTCCGCGCCGATCCGCCGCGCACGCTGGCGGGGCTCGCGGTCACCTCGGTCGACGACCTCGACGCCGGCGGCGCCGGCGTGCCGCCCACGCCGGGGCTGCGCTTCCGCCTCGGCGAGCAGGCACGCATCGTCGTCCGCCCGTCCGGCACCGAGCCGAAGCTCAAGTGCTACCTCGAGGTCGTGGTGCCCGTCGAGACCGACGTCACCACCGCGCGCGAACGGGCCGACGAGCGGCTCACCGCCCTGGCGGCCGACCTGGCGAAGGCCGCCGGCTTCCCCGCCTAG
- a CDS encoding purine-nucleoside phosphorylase — protein MGEQNWFDPHTTARSAAKRLHEMTEVPAFDVAVVLGSGWRPAVDMLGETRREFLATELPGFQRQAATGHAGTIRALRADKREVLAFVGRTHLYEGHGVDPVVHGVRTAVAAGCKIIVLTNASGAVRESYIVGEPVLVRDHLNLTALSPVRGARFVDLTDLYSARLRDVCRRIDPSLEEGVYAGMPGPHYETPAEIRMLRGMGADLVGMSTVLEAIAARDAGAEVLGISLVTNLAAGLGDALDHDDVLQTGRRASARMGRLLAEVVRCEHPDLPG, from the coding sequence ATGGGAGAGCAGAACTGGTTCGACCCGCACACGACCGCGCGGTCGGCCGCCAAACGCCTGCACGAGATGACCGAGGTCCCCGCGTTCGACGTCGCCGTCGTCCTCGGCTCCGGCTGGCGTCCCGCCGTCGACATGCTCGGCGAGACGAGGCGCGAGTTCCTCGCGACGGAGCTGCCCGGGTTCCAGCGCCAGGCCGCCACCGGCCACGCGGGCACCATCCGCGCGCTGCGCGCCGACAAGCGTGAGGTGCTCGCCTTCGTCGGGCGCACCCACCTGTACGAGGGCCACGGCGTCGACCCCGTCGTCCACGGCGTCCGCACGGCGGTCGCCGCCGGCTGCAAGATCATCGTGCTGACCAACGCGTCGGGCGCCGTCCGAGAGTCGTACATCGTCGGTGAGCCCGTCCTGGTCCGCGACCACCTCAACCTGACGGCGCTGTCACCGGTCAGGGGCGCGCGGTTCGTCGACCTCACCGACCTCTACTCGGCACGGCTGCGCGACGTGTGCCGGCGGATCGACCCGTCGCTCGAGGAGGGCGTCTACGCCGGCATGCCCGGCCCGCACTACGAGACGCCGGCGGAGATCAGGATGCTCCGCGGCATGGGCGCCGACCTCGTCGGCATGTCGACGGTGCTCGAGGCGATCGCCGCCCGCGACGCGGGCGCCGAGGTCCTCGGCATCTCGCTGGTCACCAACCTCGCGGCGGGGCTCGGTGACGCGCTCGACCACGACGACGTGCTGCAGACGGGTCGCCGCGCGTCCGCCCGGATGGGCAGGCTGCTCGCCGAAGTGGTGCGCTGTGAACACCCCGACCTCCCCGGCTGA
- a CDS encoding gamma-glutamylcyclotransferase — translation MTLYAAYGSNMDPKQMLLRAPHSPARGSGWLTGWRLGFGSEDRGFDGALATVVEDPVGQVFVMLYDVAPADGAQLDSWEGSDLGIYKKIRVRVDTLDGQVLAWIHVLDGYEGGLPSARYVDIIAEAATRAGAPDDYIASLRARPCR, via the coding sequence GTGACGCTCTACGCCGCCTACGGCAGCAACATGGACCCCAAGCAGATGCTGCTGCGGGCCCCGCACTCCCCCGCGCGCGGCAGCGGCTGGCTCACCGGCTGGCGGCTCGGCTTCGGCTCCGAGGACCGCGGCTTCGACGGCGCGCTCGCCACCGTGGTCGAGGACCCGGTCGGCCAGGTCTTCGTCATGCTGTACGACGTCGCTCCCGCCGACGGCGCACAGCTCGACAGCTGGGAGGGCAGCGACCTCGGCATCTACAAGAAGATCCGGGTGCGCGTCGACACCCTCGACGGCCAGGTGCTCGCCTGGATCCACGTGCTCGACGGCTACGAGGGCGGGCTGCCCTCGGCCAGGTACGTCGACATCATCGCCGAGGCCGCCACCCGTGCCGGCGCGCCCGACGACTACATCGCGTCACTGCGCGCCCGCCCCTGCCGCTGA